A stretch of Geomonas oryzisoli DNA encodes these proteins:
- a CDS encoding ABC transporter ATP-binding protein encodes MRSRRGAYLLGALLLVGTNLCGLAIPWLLKLAIEALQAPAKAGYTPAQYGGMIAAAAVAQGVIRVFSRITLLNAGRRIEYELREDLYAKLLTLDRTYFSNWRTGDILSRLANDLTNVRMLLGFGVLSLLNTVVIYTASLILLTRISPFLTLCAVLPFPVMILIVKQMSANMFRVSKRTQEALARLTTKVEENVSAAAVVRAYCREDGEIESFGAVCDSYSDASMAMAKIRGMMLPVMAATGAIGTLVILFVGGNQVISGKLTLGGFVAFNGYLAMLVWPTIMFGWILNLVQRGAASMTRLGEILNATAEVVEPEQPVDPGEIGGEIEYRNFSFSYGSAEMLRGIDLKIARGARIGIVGVVGSGKSTLVRMIPRLFPVADGTLFIDGVDLNRLPLQRIRAAVGFVPQETFLFSRTIAENIAYGKHGATREDIERAARIAGLSGDLTRFPQGLDTLVGERGVTLSGGQKQRVSIARALIKEPSILILDDPLSAVDADTEEEILSALSGYYGKRTVLIVSHRLSPLRNCDRIIVLEQGSIVEEGSHAELLELGGRYAAIHREEQLKAEIERL; translated from the coding sequence ATGCGCAGCCGCCGGGGGGCTTACCTGTTGGGAGCCCTGCTGCTGGTGGGGACCAACCTGTGCGGGCTCGCCATACCGTGGCTCTTGAAGCTGGCCATCGAAGCCTTGCAGGCGCCGGCCAAGGCCGGCTATACCCCGGCACAGTACGGCGGGATGATCGCCGCCGCCGCCGTGGCGCAGGGAGTCATCCGCGTCTTTTCCCGCATCACCCTCTTGAACGCCGGGCGACGCATCGAGTATGAACTGCGCGAGGATCTCTACGCGAAGCTGCTCACCCTGGATCGTACCTACTTCTCCAACTGGCGCACCGGCGACATCCTGTCCCGTCTTGCCAACGATCTCACCAACGTGAGGATGCTGCTCGGTTTCGGTGTCCTGAGCCTTCTGAACACGGTGGTGATCTACACAGCCTCTCTGATCCTCCTCACCCGGATTTCCCCGTTTCTCACCCTGTGTGCCGTGCTCCCCTTCCCGGTCATGATCCTGATCGTTAAGCAGATGAGCGCCAACATGTTCCGCGTCTCCAAACGGACCCAGGAAGCGCTGGCCCGGCTTACCACGAAGGTCGAGGAAAACGTCTCCGCCGCGGCGGTGGTGCGGGCGTACTGCCGTGAGGACGGAGAGATCGAAAGTTTCGGCGCCGTATGCGACAGCTACAGCGACGCCAGCATGGCGATGGCCAAGATCCGCGGCATGATGCTGCCGGTCATGGCGGCGACGGGAGCCATCGGCACCCTGGTCATCCTCTTTGTCGGCGGCAACCAGGTCATCAGCGGCAAGCTTACCCTGGGCGGCTTCGTCGCCTTCAACGGCTATCTCGCCATGCTGGTGTGGCCCACCATCATGTTCGGATGGATCCTCAACCTGGTGCAAAGGGGGGCCGCATCGATGACCCGCCTGGGCGAGATACTGAACGCCACCGCCGAGGTCGTGGAGCCGGAGCAGCCCGTCGATCCCGGCGAGATCGGGGGGGAAATCGAGTACCGCAACTTCAGCTTCAGCTACGGCAGCGCCGAGATGTTGCGCGGTATCGATCTTAAGATCGCGCGCGGGGCCCGCATCGGCATCGTCGGGGTGGTGGGGAGCGGCAAGTCGACCCTGGTGCGCATGATTCCGCGGCTCTTCCCGGTGGCCGACGGCACGCTCTTTATCGACGGCGTCGACCTGAACCGGCTCCCCCTGCAGCGTATCCGCGCCGCAGTGGGCTTCGTGCCCCAGGAGACCTTTCTTTTCTCCCGCACCATTGCCGAGAACATCGCCTACGGCAAGCACGGCGCCACCCGTGAAGACATCGAGCGCGCCGCCAGGATCGCGGGGCTGTCCGGCGATCTCACCAGGTTCCCTCAGGGGCTGGACACACTGGTCGGGGAGCGGGGTGTGACCCTGTCCGGCGGGCAGAAGCAGCGTGTCTCCATCGCCCGGGCGTTGATCAAGGAGCCGAGCATACTGATATTGGACGATCCCCTTTCCGCCGTCGATGCCGACACCGAGGAGGAGATTCTCTCCGCACTCTCCGGCTATTACGGCAAGAGGACCGTGCTGATCGTATCGCATCGGCTGTCGCCGCTGCGTAACTGCGACCGGATCATCGTCCTGGAGCAGGGGAGCATCGTGGAAGAGGGGAGCCATGCGGAGCTGTTGGAACTCGGCGGTCGCTACGCCGCCATCCACAGGGAAGAGCAGTTGAAGGCGGAGATAGAGAGGCTTTAA